The proteins below are encoded in one region of Phaseolus vulgaris cultivar G19833 chromosome 1, P. vulgaris v2.0, whole genome shotgun sequence:
- the LOC137816219 gene encoding aluminum-activated malate transporter 8 gives MDIESTMETNKRGFLAHWGNCLKALPGNIKSMVINFTRSIAKIGKDDPRRVFHSLKVAFALTLVSLFYYSRPLYDGFGVAGMWAVLTVVVVFEFSVGATLSKGLNRGCATLLAGALGVGGQHLATTFGEREKPIVLGILVFILAAGATFFRFFPKIKARYDYGVVIFILTFCLVTVSGYRVEQLFELAHQRLSTILIGATACMVISIFICPVWAGEDLHKLVASNVEKLANYLEGFEVEYFHCSEGKEKCEKSVLEGYKSILNSKASEESLANFARWEPGHGRFRLRHPWKQYLKIGVLTRECAYKIETLNNYLNPEIQTSLEFKCKVQEPCTKMISESNKALNVISSSVKTMTHPSAAKSHIENSKTAVEDLKFVLETVSLEDADLLTIIPVATVASILEEITKSVEKIYESVSELSDLAYFKSVVESNVSPEKPHLLHRGIVKPVVDIETTVDHVEITIPEITTDSPEKEKTRTKPSEHM, from the exons ATGGATATTGAGTCAACAATGGAAACAAACAAGCGAGGGTTTCTTGCTCATTGGGGAAACTGCCTCAAGGCTTTGCCTGGGAACATCAAGTCCATGGTTATCAACTTCACAAGGAGCATAGCAAAGATTGGAAAAGATGACCCCAGACGAGTATTTCACTCATTAAAAGTTGCATTTGCTCTTACCTTGGTTTCCTTGTTTTACTACTCGAGGCCTCTTTATGATGGCTTCGGAGTTGCTGGAATGTGGGCTGTTCTGACAGTGGTGGTTGTATTTGAATTCAGCGTAG GTGCAACCCTCAGCAAAGGTTTGAATAGAGGATGTGCTACATTATTAGCTGGTGCTTTAGGGGTTGGAGGGCAACACTTAGCTACTACTTTTGGAGAAAGAGAAAAACCTATTGTTCTTGGGATCCTAGTCTTCATTCTAG CCGCAGGAGCTacttttttcagattttttccGAAGATCAAGGCAAGATATGACTATGGGGTGGTGATATTTATCTTGACATTCTGTTTAGTTACTGTCTCGGGGTATCGAGTGGAACAACTCTTTGAGCTTGCCCATCAGAGACTTTCAACAATTTTAATAGGGGCAACAGCTTGCATGGTCATCTCCATTTTCATTTGTCCAGTATGGGCAGGTGAAGACCTTCACAAGTTGGTAGCTTCCAACGTAGAAAAGTTGGCAAATTACCTAGAAG GATTTGAAGTGGAATATTTTCATTGCTCAGAGGGTAAAGAAAAATGTGAGAAGTCAGTTCTTGAGGGATACAAAAGTATTCTCAACTCCAAAGCAAGTGAAGAGTCCTTG GCAAATTTTGCAAGGTGGGAACCGGGACATGGCCGTTTTCGTCTTCGACATCCTTGGAAGCAGTACTTGAAGATTGGAGTACTTACTCGGGAATGTGCTTACAAGATTGAAACCCTTAACAACTACCTTAACCCGGAAATCCAA ACATCTTTGGAATTCAAGTGTAAAGTTCAAGAACCATGCACAAAGATGATTTCAGAGTCGAACAAGGCGTTAAACGTAATATCTTCATCAGTCAAAACAATGACACACCCATCAGCTGCCAAAAGCCACATCGAGAATTCAAAAACTGCAGTTGAAGACCTCAAATTTGTCCTTGAAACCGTTTCTTTGGAAGACGCTGATCTGCTAACTATAATCCCAGTTGCCACGGTTGCTTCAATTCTCGAAGAAATCACCAAGTCAGTGGAGAAAATATACGAGTCTGTTTCCGAGCTTTCTGACTTAGCCTACTTCAAGAGTGTTGTAGAATCCAATGTTTCACCAGAGAAGCCACACCTTCTTCATCGAGGTATCGTAAAACCTGTTGTGGATATTGAAACCACTGTCGACCACGTTGAAATTACGATCCCAGAGATAACCACAGACTCGccagaaaaagaaaagacacgAACAAAACCCTCCGAACATATGTAA
- the LOC137814634 gene encoding digalactosyldiacylglycerol synthase 1, chloroplastic, whose translation MATHPQTPTSSNAFSFLSKGWREVRDSADADIQLMRDRANSFKDLATSFDRELEHFFNSATPPFSVPAMRSPPPREIEFVKSLRPKLSEIRRAYSSPDFSKKVLEKWRPRSRIRIDLSAIKNAIVSAEEDGIVDFEKTGRRLSFWEEWKNEGEGESKDWEPIRALKIRLKEFEKRGSSFEAFKNSEFVEKVKSSLKSMCKEPQESKEVPPLDVPELLAYFVKQSGPFLDHLGVKRDICDKIVESLYNKRRNHLLLDSLSGEESSIVGNGNINDELDLRIASVLQSTGHRHEGGFWTDHAKHDPSESERHVAIVTTASLPWMTGTAVNPLFRAAYLSQSAKQKVTLLVPWLCKSDQELVYPSSLTFTSPEEQEVYIRSWLEERIGFKADFKISFYPGKFSKERRSIIPAGDTSQFIPSRDADIAILEEPEHLNWYHHGKRWTDKFNHVVGIVHTNYLEYIKREKNGALQAFFVKHINNWVTRAYCHKVLRLSAATQDLPKSVICNVHGVNPKFLKIGEKIAAERELGQISFTKGAYFLGKMVWAKGYKELIDLLAKHKPDLDGFKLDVFGNGEDANEVQSAARKLDLNLCFQKGRDHADDSLHGYKVFINPSISDVLCTATAEALAMGKFVVCADHPSNEFFRSFPNCLTYKTSEDFVAKVKEALENEPYPLTPEQRYQLSWEAATQRFMEYSELDSIMNKENNGEKSSLNKGKLVAKSVSMPNLTELVDGGLAFAHYCLTGNEFLRLCTGAIPGTRDYDKQHCKDLHLLPPHVENPIYGW comes from the exons ATGGCGACGCATCCGCAAACTCCGACCTCATCGAACGCCTTCTCCTTCCTGTCAAAGGGCTGGCGCGAGGTTCGAGACTCGGCGGACGCGGATATCCAACTCATGCGTGACCGAGCGAATTCGTTCAAAGACCTAGCCACGTCGTTCGACCGCGAGCTCGAGCACTTCTTCAATTCGGCGACGCCGCCGTTCTCGGTGCCGGCCATGCGCTCTCCGCCGCCGAGGGAGATCGAGTTCGTCAAGAGTCTGCGCCCGAAGCTGTCGGAGATTCGGCGCGCCTACTCCTCACCTGATTTCAGCAAGAAGGTTCTGGAGAAGTGGCGTCCGAGGTCGCGGATTCGAATTGACCTTTCCGCGATAAAGAACGCTATTGTGTCGGCGGAGGAGGATGGGATTGTGGATTTCGAGAAGACGGGAAGGAGGTTGAGTTTCTGGGAGGAGTGGAAAAACGAAGGCGAGGGTGAATCTAAGGATTGGGAACCGATTCGGGCATTGAAGATCAGGCTCAAGGAGTTTGAGAAGCGCGGTTCTTCTTTCGAGGCTTTTAAGAACAGTGAATTCGTGGAGAAAGTCAAGTCTAGCTTG AAATCAATGTGCAAGGAACCTCAGGAGTCAAAG GAGGTGCCACCATTGGATGTACCAGAACTTCTTGCCTACTTTGTAAAACAGTCTGGGCCATTTTTGGACCATCTTGGAGTGAAAAGAG ACATATGTGACAAGATAGTTGAAAGTTTGTATAACAAACGCAGAAACCATCTTCTATTGGATTCCCTATCTGGGGAAGAGTCTTCTATTGTTGGGAATGGAAACATAAATGATGAGTTGGATTTACGAATAGCAAGCGTCCTTCAGAGCACAGGACACCGTCATGAAGGTGGATTCTGGACAGACCATGCTAAGCATGATCCGTCCGAAAGTGAAAGACATGTTGCAATAGTCACAACTGCTAGTCTTCCTTGGATGACGGGAACAGCTGTAAACCCCCTATTTCGAGCTGCATATTTATCACAATCTGCAAAGCAGAAAGTCACTCTGTTGGTTCCATGGCTTTGTAAATCAGATCAAGAGCTTGTTTATCCCAGCAGTCTTACTTTTACTTcaccagaagaacaggaagttTATATACGTAGCTGGCTTGAAGAAAGGATTGGTTTTAAGGCAGACTTCAAAATTTCTTTTTATCCTGGGAAG TTTTCAAAAGAAAGACGGAGTATAATACCTGCTGGAGATACTTCTCAATTTATACCATCCAGGGATGCTGACATTGCTATCCTGGAAGAGCCGGAACATCTAAATTGGTATCATCATGGCAAACGTTGGACTGACAAATTCAACCATGTTGTCGGTATTGTCCACACAAATTACTTAGAATATATCAAGAGGGAGAAAAATGGGGCACTTCAGGCATTCTTTGTGAAACACATAAACAACTGGGTTACAAGAGCATACTGCCACAAG GTTCTTCGTCTCTCAGCTGCTACTCAGGATTTACCCAAGTCTGTAATTTGCAATGTTCATGGTGTGAATCCGAAGTTCTTGAAAATTGGAGAAAAGATTGCTGCAGAGAGGGAGCTAGGGCAGATTTCCTTTACAAAAGGGGCGTATTTCTTGGGAAAGATGGTGTGGGCAAAGGGATATAAGGAGTTGATAGATTTATTAGCAAAGCATAAGCCTGACCTTGATGGCTTCAAGTTGGATGTGTTTGGAAATGGAGAGGATGCTAATGAAGTTCAGAGTGCAGCGAGAAAGTTAGATTTGAATCTCTGCTTTCAGAAAGGAAGAGATCATGCAGACGATTCTCTTCACGG GTACAAAGTTTTTATAAATCCTAGCATTAGCGATGTGCTATGCACAGCTACAGCTGAGGCACTTGCCATGGGGAAATTTGTAGTTTGTGCTGATCATCCGTCAAACGAGTTCTTTAGGTCATTTCCCAACTGTTTGACGTACAAGACATCCGAAGACTTTGTGGCAAAGGTAAAAGAAGCATTAGAAAACGAGCCTTATCCTCTAACACCTGAGCAAAGATATCAACTTTCTTGGGAGGCCGCTACTCAAAGATTTATGGAATATTCTGAGCTTGACAGCATCATGAATAAGGAAAATAATGGTGAAAAGTCGAGCCTAAATAAAGGAAAGCTCGTTGCTAAGTCAGTTTCAATGCCTAATCTGACAGAACTAGTAGATGGAGGCTTAGCATTTGCTCACTATTGTCTCACTGGGAATGAATTCCTGAGATTATGCACAGGAGCAATACCTGGGACACGTGACTACGATAAGCAGCACTGTAAAGACCTTCATCTCTTGCCGCCACACGTAGAAAATCCCATCTATGGCTGGTGA